Proteins co-encoded in one Bacillus paramycoides genomic window:
- the ribD gene encoding bifunctional diaminohydroxyphosphoribosylaminopyrimidine deaminase/5-amino-6-(5-phosphoribosylamino)uracil reductase RibD, translating to MTDQEYMRIALQLAEGTSGQTSPNPMVGAVVVKDGNIIGMGAHLRAGEEHAEVYALHMAGEKAKGATVYVTLEPCSHFGKTPPCCELLIKKGVKRVVIATLDCNPLVSGNGKRKLEEAGIEVTTGVLEAEAVLLNRYFFHYMKTKRPFVTIKTAMSLDGKTATVTGESKWITGEEARADVHQYRHTHDAILVGVNTVIADNPHLTTRILNGGKHPIRVILDTHLRTPPSSHVITDGLAPTWIFVGKDVTKEKIASYESENIVIFQMKTKQIEIQDILDLLGEKQILSLFVEGGQTVHASFLQTNNFNEIITYISPKLIGGNDAPTLFGGNGFSTLQDALSLKIQEMKQIGDNIKIVAHARSEVTECLQEL from the coding sequence ATGACAGATCAAGAATATATGAGGATTGCCCTACAGTTAGCAGAAGGAACATCCGGACAAACAAGTCCAAATCCTATGGTTGGTGCTGTTGTTGTAAAAGATGGAAACATCATCGGTATGGGAGCTCATTTGCGTGCTGGTGAAGAACACGCAGAAGTTTATGCTCTTCATATGGCTGGTGAAAAAGCAAAAGGAGCTACCGTTTATGTAACACTTGAACCGTGTAGCCATTTTGGAAAAACACCACCTTGCTGTGAATTGCTCATCAAAAAAGGAGTCAAACGGGTTGTAATTGCTACTCTTGATTGTAATCCGCTCGTTTCTGGTAATGGAAAAAGAAAATTAGAGGAAGCTGGAATCGAAGTAACTACTGGTGTTCTTGAAGCGGAAGCAGTTTTATTAAATCGCTACTTTTTTCACTACATGAAAACGAAACGTCCATTTGTAACAATAAAAACAGCAATGAGCTTAGACGGAAAAACAGCGACTGTCACTGGTGAAAGTAAGTGGATTACAGGTGAAGAAGCACGAGCTGATGTTCACCAATATCGCCATACACATGATGCAATTCTCGTAGGAGTGAATACAGTTATAGCTGATAATCCGCATTTAACAACACGAATTCTTAACGGGGGTAAACATCCTATACGCGTTATTTTAGATACGCATTTACGAACGCCACCATCTTCTCATGTCATAACAGATGGCTTAGCACCGACATGGATTTTTGTTGGTAAGGATGTAACTAAAGAGAAAATAGCTTCTTATGAATCTGAAAATATAGTGATATTCCAAATGAAAACGAAGCAAATTGAAATACAAGATATTTTAGACCTACTCGGCGAAAAACAAATCCTATCTCTTTTCGTTGAAGGTGGTCAAACAGTTCATGCAAGTTTCTTACAAACAAATAATTTCAATGAAATTATAACTTATATAAGTCCAAAATTAATTGGCGGAAATGATGCCCCTACTTTATTTGGTGGAAATGGTTTTTCAACATTACAAGATGCACTTTCCTTGAAAATTCAAGAGATGAAACAAATTGGCGATAATATAAAAATTGTTGCGCATGCCCGAAGTGAGGTGACGGAATGTTTACAGGAATTGTAG
- the ribE gene encoding riboflavin synthase yields MFTGIVEELGTIANMQQSGEAMKLTIHANKILSDVHLGDSIAVNGICLTVTSFTTTSFTVDAMPETMQSTSLRMLKPQCKVNLERAMAANGRFGGHFVSGHIDGIGTILSKKHHYNAVYYKIAISDELLRYCLHKGSVAIDGTSLTIFDIDESSITISLIPHTVSESVIGEKNAGDIVNIECDIIGKYIERFISKPVKRTNSMTESFLQENGFL; encoded by the coding sequence ATGTTTACAGGAATTGTAGAAGAATTAGGAACGATTGCAAACATGCAACAAAGCGGAGAAGCGATGAAGTTAACGATCCATGCAAATAAAATTTTATCAGATGTTCACTTAGGTGATAGTATCGCGGTGAACGGTATTTGCTTAACTGTAACGAGTTTCACAACAACTTCATTCACAGTAGACGCAATGCCTGAAACGATGCAATCAACATCACTTCGCATGCTTAAACCGCAATGCAAAGTAAATTTAGAACGTGCAATGGCGGCAAATGGACGATTCGGTGGACATTTCGTTTCAGGGCATATTGATGGCATCGGGACGATTTTAAGCAAAAAACATCACTATAATGCCGTCTATTACAAAATAGCTATTTCTGATGAATTGCTGCGCTATTGTTTGCATAAAGGTTCCGTTGCTATTGATGGAACGAGTTTAACAATATTTGATATAGATGAATCTTCCATTACAATCTCACTCATCCCGCACACAGTAAGTGAATCTGTTATTGGAGAAAAGAACGCCGGTGACATCGTAAACATTGAGTGCGACATAATTGGTAAATATATCGAACGCTTTATTTCTAAACCTGTAAAACGAACAAATTCAATGACCGAAAGCTTTTTACAAGAAAACGGATTTCTATAA
- the bioC gene encoding malonyl-ACP O-methyltransferase BioC, which produces MINKTLLQKRFNVAAVSYDQYANVQKKMAHSLLSTLNQRYSANASIRILELGCGTGYVTEQLSNLFPKAHITAIDFAESMIAVAKTRKNVNNVTFYCEDIERLRLEETYDVIISNATFQWLNDLKQVIRNLFHHLSIDGILLFSTFGQETFQELHASFQRAKEEKNIQNETSIGQRFYSKNQLRHICEIETGDVHVSETCYIERFTEVREFLHSIRKVGATNSNEESYCQSPSLFRAMLRIYERDFTENEGIMATYHALFMYITKEGKR; this is translated from the coding sequence ATGATCAACAAAACGTTACTACAAAAACGGTTTAACGTGGCAGCTGTATCCTACGATCAATATGCAAATGTACAAAAAAAGATGGCACATTCATTACTTTCTACATTAAATCAGCGTTATAGTGCAAATGCATCGATACGTATTTTAGAACTTGGATGCGGGACAGGATATGTTACAGAGCAATTATCAAACTTATTTCCGAAAGCACATATTACAGCTATTGATTTTGCTGAAAGTATGATTGCAGTTGCGAAAACTAGAAAAAATGTAAACAATGTAACATTTTACTGTGAGGATATCGAAAGATTACGACTAGAAGAAACGTATGATGTCATTATTTCAAATGCCACATTTCAATGGCTAAATGATTTAAAACAAGTGATAAGAAATTTATTTCATCATTTGTCTATAGATGGAATATTACTCTTTTCAACGTTTGGACAGGAAACATTTCAAGAATTGCATGCTTCGTTCCAGCGGGCGAAAGAAGAAAAAAATATACAAAATGAAACATCGATTGGGCAACGTTTTTATTCGAAAAACCAGTTGCGCCATATATGTGAGATAGAAACAGGGGATGTACATGTTTCTGAAACATGTTACATAGAGAGATTTACAGAAGTTAGGGAGTTTCTACATTCTATTCGAAAAGTAGGAGCGACCAATAGTAATGAAGAATCCTATTGTCAAAGTCCCTCACTCTTTCGTGCGATGCTTCGCATATACGAAAGAGACTTCACGGAAAATGAAGGGATAATGGCAACGTATCACGCTTTATTTATGTATATAACAAAAGAGGGGAAGAGATGA
- the ribH gene encoding 6,7-dimethyl-8-ribityllumazine synthase produces MVFEGHLVGTGLKVGVVVGRFNEFITSKLLGGALDGLKRHGVEEADIDVAWVPGAFEIPLIAKKMANSGKYDAVITLGTVIRGATTHYDYVCNEVAKGVASLSLQTDIPVIFGVLTTETIEQAIERAGTKAGNKGYESAVAAIEMAHLLKQWA; encoded by the coding sequence ATGGTATTCGAAGGTCATTTAGTTGGTACAGGATTAAAAGTTGGGGTTGTTGTTGGACGTTTTAATGAATTTATTACAAGTAAGTTACTTGGCGGAGCTTTAGATGGATTAAAGCGTCACGGTGTAGAAGAAGCTGATATCGATGTTGCTTGGGTTCCTGGTGCATTTGAAATTCCTTTAATCGCTAAAAAGATGGCTAATAGCGGGAAGTATGATGCTGTTATTACGTTAGGCACTGTCATTCGCGGTGCTACAACACATTACGATTACGTTTGTAATGAAGTGGCAAAAGGTGTTGCATCTTTATCACTACAAACAGACATTCCCGTTATTTTCGGTGTATTAACGACCGAAACAATCGAGCAAGCGATTGAACGCGCAGGCACGAAAGCTGGTAATAAAGGCTATGAATCCGCCGTTGCTGCAATTGAAATGGCTCATTTATTAAAACAATGGGCATAA
- a CDS encoding YqkC family protein, translated as MDKQLRTLRNIANERTWASFLNDNHPYSLLHWSIAGVGQESKDVWLLQDEVTFQTTEFPTLDEAVQWISENMEQVTDVLAQ; from the coding sequence ATGGATAAACAATTACGTACATTACGAAATATTGCAAATGAGCGCACGTGGGCATCATTTTTGAATGATAATCATCCATATAGTTTGTTACACTGGTCCATTGCAGGTGTAGGACAAGAGTCAAAGGATGTTTGGTTACTTCAAGATGAGGTAACATTTCAAACGACAGAATTTCCAACACTCGATGAAGCAGTGCAATGGATTTCTGAAAATATGGAACAAGTTACAGACGTTTTAGCGCAATAA
- a CDS encoding GNAT family N-acetyltransferase, translating into MVHIQKITPAMKETIRMFMCENWGSSLMVSRGKRHQLEELSGFVALSNDRIIGIITYEVIGNMCEIVSLDSFEERKGIGTKLVDCVLQIAEAERCGRVWLITTNDNMNALRFYQKRNFLMTNLYVNAVDEARKIKKEIPLIGYDNIPILHEIQLEYSLV; encoded by the coding sequence ATGGTGCATATACAAAAAATTACGCCAGCGATGAAAGAAACAATCCGAATGTTCATGTGTGAGAACTGGGGTAGCTCATTAATGGTTTCACGTGGAAAGAGGCATCAATTAGAAGAGTTGTCAGGATTTGTTGCGCTCTCGAATGACAGAATAATCGGAATTATAACGTATGAAGTGATTGGAAATATGTGCGAAATTGTATCGTTAGATAGCTTTGAAGAAAGAAAAGGAATAGGGACGAAACTTGTAGATTGTGTATTACAAATTGCAGAAGCAGAGCGGTGCGGTCGGGTTTGGCTCATTACAACAAATGATAATATGAATGCGTTACGTTTTTACCAAAAACGTAATTTTTTGATGACGAATTTATATGTGAATGCGGTTGATGAGGCACGAAAAATAAAGAAAGAGATTCCGCTTATTGGGTATGATAATATCCCGATTTTACATGAAATTCAATTAGAATATAGTTTAGTGTAG
- a CDS encoding alpha/beta fold hydrolase yields MKELKIIFIPGWGMEENIWTLVLPYFKGYSVQCINWRNVKEQSEFAGRIIDVAKDENVILVGWSLGALAAVQAYKKVKAKGIVLIGGTAKFTNTSDYTSGWNALHVERLKKNLAGKKEDTLKRFYENMFTKDELKENKRFEDMIKHFKGDSIQSLQLGLDYLIETDMREEMKEMKVPILLIHGEQDVICPLSAARSMAENETAMLKVVNKAGHALCVTNLEYCVNEIIQFVEGIRHDQQNVTTKTV; encoded by the coding sequence ATGAAAGAGCTAAAGATTATTTTTATTCCTGGGTGGGGAATGGAAGAAAATATTTGGACTTTAGTTCTGCCGTATTTTAAAGGATATTCTGTTCAATGTATCAATTGGCGTAATGTGAAAGAACAAAGTGAATTTGCAGGGCGAATAATAGATGTAGCAAAGGATGAAAATGTAATTTTAGTTGGATGGTCACTAGGGGCGTTAGCGGCAGTTCAAGCTTATAAAAAGGTTAAGGCAAAAGGTATCGTATTAATTGGTGGTACTGCCAAATTTACAAATACGAGCGACTATACGAGTGGATGGAATGCTTTGCATGTAGAACGGCTGAAAAAGAATTTGGCGGGAAAGAAAGAAGATACGCTCAAGCGGTTTTATGAAAATATGTTTACGAAAGATGAGCTGAAAGAGAATAAAAGGTTTGAAGATATGATAAAACACTTTAAAGGTGATTCTATTCAGTCTTTACAATTAGGTTTAGATTATTTAATAGAAACAGATATGAGAGAAGAAATGAAAGAAATGAAAGTACCTATACTGCTTATTCATGGAGAGCAGGATGTAATATGTCCATTGTCTGCAGCGCGTAGTATGGCTGAGAATGAGACTGCTATGCTCAAGGTAGTAAATAAGGCTGGACATGCATTATGCGTAACGAATTTAGAATATTGTGTAAATGAGATAATTCAATTTGTAGAGGGGATACGACATGATCAACAAAACGTTACTACAAAAACGGTTTAA
- a CDS encoding alpha/beta hydrolase, translating into MKRFFAALFTILGAITALGIFFTNKVMYLKKKTEEEVLERETKKHFRIEDFDALHKEEIHIPSQFGYDLHGYYIPAGHSNKFMVFCHGVTVNKMNSVKYANLFLNRGYNVVIYDHRRHGKTGGKTTSYGYYEKHDLKSVVDWLKNRFGTNITLGIHGESMGAATLLQYAGLVEDGADFYIADCPFSDFYGQLQHRLKVEFHLPKWPLLPLANAFLKVRDGYTIREVSPIDCIKNINNPVLFIHSKDDDYILADMTKALYEAKENNKQLYIAEHGAHACSYNENKEEYEAAVDQFLNSYVKETKNRLA; encoded by the coding sequence ATGAAACGTTTTTTTGCAGCATTGTTTACTATACTAGGTGCGATAACTGCCCTTGGGATTTTCTTTACAAATAAAGTGATGTACTTAAAGAAAAAAACAGAGGAAGAAGTACTCGAAAGAGAAACGAAAAAACATTTTCGTATAGAAGATTTTGATGCCCTTCATAAAGAAGAAATTCATATTCCTTCGCAATTCGGATATGATCTTCACGGATATTACATTCCTGCTGGTCATTCCAACAAATTTATGGTTTTCTGTCACGGCGTAACTGTAAATAAAATGAACTCTGTAAAATATGCAAACTTATTTTTAAACAGAGGATATAATGTCGTTATTTACGATCATCGTCGTCATGGTAAAACTGGTGGAAAAACAACAAGCTATGGATACTATGAGAAACATGATTTAAAATCTGTAGTTGACTGGCTAAAAAATCGTTTTGGAACAAATATAACACTCGGTATTCATGGTGAATCGATGGGAGCTGCGACACTTCTTCAGTATGCAGGACTTGTAGAAGATGGCGCTGATTTCTATATTGCAGATTGTCCTTTTTCTGATTTCTACGGGCAATTACAGCACCGTTTAAAAGTTGAATTCCATTTACCTAAATGGCCTTTATTACCTTTAGCAAATGCTTTTTTAAAAGTGCGTGACGGTTATACGATTCGTGAAGTTTCACCAATCGATTGTATAAAAAACATTAACAATCCCGTCCTCTTTATTCATAGTAAAGATGATGATTATATTTTAGCTGATATGACGAAAGCACTATATGAAGCGAAGGAAAACAATAAACAACTTTATATTGCAGAACACGGCGCACACGCTTGCTCTTATAATGAAAATAAAGAAGAGTATGAAGCAGCCGTTGATCAATTTTTAAACTCCTATGTAAAAGAAACAAAAAACAGGCTTGCATAA
- the bioD gene encoding ATP-dependent dethiobiotin synthetase BioD: protein MSGFFITATDTEVGKTVVAGALAGVFRELGYNIGVYKPLQSGHVASNPEGDAARLKALSGVPSKEDEICPYSIEEPLAPRLAMKRAGRVVHVKDIIHHYNEQLKEFNSLLVEGAGGLAVPYTEDALVIDFAKELKLPLIVVARPTLGTVNHTVLTIAYAKAHDLTVAGVILSGCKECEMERVQENKEMIEELSGVPVLGLLPFFEGEFTKEEVLESAKEYIMISKLEELIRNESNVAHTSSI from the coding sequence ATGAGCGGTTTTTTTATAACAGCAACGGATACTGAAGTGGGGAAAACTGTAGTCGCCGGTGCATTAGCAGGTGTATTTAGAGAATTGGGATATAACATCGGGGTATATAAACCGTTGCAAAGTGGACATGTTGCATCAAATCCAGAGGGAGATGCAGCAAGGCTAAAAGCATTATCAGGTGTACCTTCAAAAGAAGATGAAATTTGCCCTTATTCTATTGAAGAGCCGCTTGCCCCGAGACTTGCCATGAAAAGAGCTGGAAGAGTAGTACATGTAAAGGACATTATTCATCACTATAATGAACAATTGAAAGAGTTTAATAGTTTACTTGTAGAAGGAGCAGGTGGATTAGCTGTCCCGTATACAGAGGACGCTTTAGTAATTGATTTCGCAAAAGAATTAAAGCTTCCACTTATTGTAGTAGCACGCCCTACATTAGGAACAGTAAATCATACAGTTTTAACGATTGCTTATGCAAAGGCACATGATTTAACAGTAGCAGGGGTAATTTTATCTGGCTGCAAAGAATGCGAAATGGAAAGAGTACAAGAAAATAAAGAAATGATTGAAGAGCTAAGTGGGGTACCGGTTTTAGGTTTATTACCATTCTTTGAAGGTGAGTTTACAAAAGAAGAAGTCTTGGAATCTGCTAAAGAATATATAATGATTTCAAAATTAGAGGAGCTTATCCGAAATGAATCAAACGTGGCGCACACATCTTCAATCTAA
- a CDS encoding CDGSH iron-sulfur domain-containing protein: MAKVQIKVNDNGSFRVTGDVELVDSQGNVFPAKSAFSLCRCGLSKNMPYCDASHKGKFESVVRAPEAE, encoded by the coding sequence TTGGCAAAAGTACAGATTAAAGTAAATGATAATGGCTCTTTTCGCGTTACAGGGGACGTGGAATTAGTTGATTCACAAGGGAATGTATTTCCAGCAAAATCGGCATTTTCTTTATGCCGTTGTGGTTTATCAAAAAATATGCCTTATTGCGATGCTTCGCATAAAGGAAAATTCGAGTCTGTTGTTAGAGCACCAGAGGCAGAATAA
- the ribBA gene encoding bifunctional 3,4-dihydroxy-2-butanone 4-phosphate synthase/GTP cyclohydrolase II, producing the protein MFHRIEEALEDLKQGKVVIVCDDENRENEGDFIALAEYITPETINFMITHGRGLVCVPITEGYAERLQLEPMVAHNTDSHHTAFTVSIDHVSTTTGISAHERATTIQEMLNPASKGADFNRPGHIFPLIAKEGGVLRRAGHTEAAVDLAQLCGAEPAGVICEIINEDGTMARVPDLLQCAKQFDIKMITIEDLIAYRRHHETLVTREVEITLPTDFGTFHAIGYSNSLDSKEHIALVKGDISTGEPVLVRVHSECLTGDVFGSCRCDCGPQLHAALAQIEREGKGVLLYMRQEGRGIGLLNKLRAYKLQEEGFDTVEANEKLGFPADLRDYGIGAQILKDLGLQHLRLLTNNPRKIAGLQGYDLEVIERVPLQMPTKEENKAYLQTKVNKLGHLLNL; encoded by the coding sequence ATGTTTCATCGTATTGAAGAAGCTCTAGAAGATTTAAAACAAGGAAAAGTCGTGATTGTATGTGATGATGAAAATCGTGAAAATGAAGGCGATTTTATCGCTTTAGCGGAATATATTACGCCAGAAACGATTAACTTTATGATTACACATGGGCGTGGTCTCGTTTGTGTACCAATTACAGAAGGGTACGCAGAACGTCTACAATTAGAACCAATGGTAGCTCATAATACAGATTCGCATCATACTGCATTTACAGTGAGTATTGATCACGTTTCTACAACAACAGGAATTAGCGCTCACGAACGTGCAACTACGATACAAGAAATGTTAAATCCTGCATCAAAAGGTGCTGATTTCAATCGTCCGGGACATATCTTTCCATTAATTGCGAAAGAAGGCGGTGTCCTGCGCCGTGCTGGTCATACAGAAGCCGCTGTCGATTTAGCACAGCTTTGCGGAGCAGAACCAGCTGGTGTCATTTGCGAAATTATTAATGAGGACGGTACGATGGCACGCGTACCTGATTTACTACAGTGCGCAAAACAATTTGATATAAAAATGATTACAATAGAAGATTTAATTGCTTATCGCCGCCACCATGAAACATTAGTGACGCGAGAAGTGGAAATTACATTACCTACAGATTTCGGTACTTTCCATGCGATTGGCTATTCTAATTCATTAGATTCGAAAGAGCATATTGCACTCGTAAAAGGTGATATTTCAACAGGAGAGCCTGTACTTGTACGCGTTCATTCAGAGTGCTTAACAGGAGATGTATTTGGCTCGTGCCGCTGTGATTGCGGACCACAACTCCATGCTGCGCTTGCTCAAATTGAGCGTGAAGGAAAAGGTGTTCTTCTTTATATGAGACAAGAAGGACGAGGTATTGGGCTTCTGAATAAGCTTCGCGCTTATAAGTTACAAGAAGAAGGCTTCGATACTGTAGAAGCAAATGAAAAGCTTGGATTCCCAGCTGATTTGCGTGATTACGGTATTGGCGCTCAAATTTTAAAAGATTTAGGTTTACAACATTTACGATTATTAACGAATAATCCTCGAAAAATTGCTGGCTTACAAGGTTACGATTTAGAAGTAATCGAGCGTGTACCGTTACAAATGCCAACAAAAGAAGAGAATAAAGCGTATTTACAAACGAAAGTAAACAAATTAGGACATTTACTAAACTTATAA
- the bioF gene encoding 8-amino-7-oxononanoate synthase: protein MNQTWRTHLQSKLQQLNEQGQYRNLHVTEKAEETWLIRDEKRMLNLASNNYLGLAGDERLKEAAIACTRKYGAGATASRLVVGNYSLYEEVERSICDWKGTEKALVVNSGYTANVGVISSLASRHDIVFSDKLNHASIVDGIILSGAEHKRYRHNDLNHLETLLKTASPEKRKLIVTDTVFSMDGDTAYLRELVGLKEKYGAIIIVDEAHASGIYGIGGAGLSHIEEDLAQKIDIHMGTFSKALGCYGAYLTGDAIYIEYLHNMMRSFIFTTALPPGTLGAVQKAIEIVKEDNERRERLMENGAYFRNHLREAGFDIGNSSTHIVPIVVGSNETALRFSKRLQQVGIAAIAIRPPTVPVNSSRVRFAVTSQHTIADLNWTIQHIIRIGKEEGFLV from the coding sequence ATGAATCAAACGTGGCGCACACATCTTCAATCTAAATTGCAACAATTAAATGAGCAAGGGCAGTATCGCAATTTGCATGTAACAGAAAAAGCAGAAGAGACATGGCTTATTCGAGATGAGAAAAGGATGCTAAATTTAGCGTCAAATAATTATTTAGGATTAGCTGGTGATGAAAGGTTAAAAGAAGCTGCTATTGCATGCACAAGAAAATATGGAGCTGGGGCGACGGCATCAAGACTTGTTGTAGGAAATTATTCACTGTATGAAGAGGTTGAGAGAAGTATATGTGATTGGAAAGGCACTGAAAAAGCCTTAGTTGTAAATAGTGGATATACCGCAAATGTTGGAGTGATCTCTTCATTAGCGAGTCGTCACGATATTGTGTTTAGTGACAAATTAAATCATGCAAGTATCGTTGATGGAATTATATTAAGCGGGGCAGAGCATAAAAGGTATCGTCATAACGATTTAAATCATCTGGAGACGTTGTTAAAAACAGCATCTCCTGAAAAGCGGAAATTAATCGTAACAGATACTGTTTTTAGTATGGATGGTGATACTGCGTATTTGAGGGAGTTAGTGGGGCTGAAAGAGAAATACGGGGCAATCATTATAGTTGATGAAGCACATGCGAGTGGAATATATGGAATCGGCGGAGCTGGATTATCTCATATAGAAGAAGATCTTGCTCAAAAAATAGATATACATATGGGGACGTTTAGTAAGGCTTTAGGGTGTTATGGTGCGTATTTGACAGGCGATGCAATTTATATAGAGTATTTACACAATATGATGAGAAGCTTTATTTTTACTACTGCATTACCGCCAGGAACATTAGGAGCGGTACAAAAAGCAATTGAAATCGTAAAAGAAGATAATGAAAGAAGAGAGAGACTTATGGAGAATGGAGCATATTTCAGAAACCATTTACGAGAAGCTGGTTTTGATATAGGAAATAGCTCAACTCATATTGTACCAATTGTAGTCGGTTCAAATGAAACAGCTTTACGGTTTAGTAAAAGGTTGCAACAGGTAGGGATTGCTGCAATTGCAATTCGTCCACCAACGGTTCCAGTTAATAGTTCACGGGTCCGTTTTGCAGTTACGTCCCAACATACAATAGCTGATTTGAACTGGACTATTCAGCATATTATACGCATTGGTAAAGAAGAGGGGTTTTTAGTATGA
- the bioB gene encoding biotin synthase — MKQVQTKRDWKKLAYDVVEEKMITKEDAIAILEADDTEILEIMNAAYIIRHHHFGKKVKLNMIINTKSGLCPEDCGYCSQSIISEAPIDKYAWLTQEKIVEGAHEAIRRKAGTYCIVASGRRPTDKEVNHVIGAVKEIRETTDLKICCCLGFLNEDQAGRLAEAGVHRYNHNLNTHANNYESICSTHTYDDRVDTVQKAKQAGISPCSGAIFGMGETIEERAEIAFELQRIDADSIPCNFLVAVKGTPLEGQKELTPVECLKVLAMMRFVNPTKEIRISGGREINLRSVQPIGLFAANSIFVGDYLTTAGQEPTADWGMIEDLGFEIEECAL; from the coding sequence ATGAAACAAGTACAAACAAAAAGGGATTGGAAAAAACTTGCATACGACGTAGTAGAAGAGAAAATGATTACGAAAGAAGATGCAATAGCGATATTAGAGGCCGACGATACAGAGATTTTAGAAATTATGAATGCAGCTTACATTATTCGCCATCATCACTTTGGTAAGAAAGTAAAATTAAATATGATTATTAATACGAAGTCTGGATTATGCCCTGAAGATTGCGGATATTGTTCACAGTCTATTATTTCAGAAGCACCGATTGATAAATATGCATGGCTAACGCAGGAAAAGATTGTAGAAGGAGCACATGAAGCAATTCGCCGTAAAGCGGGTACATATTGTATTGTGGCATCTGGTCGTCGTCCGACGGATAAAGAGGTGAATCACGTAATTGGAGCAGTTAAAGAGATTCGTGAAACGACAGATTTGAAGATTTGTTGTTGTTTAGGTTTCTTAAACGAAGATCAAGCAGGACGTTTAGCAGAAGCGGGTGTACACCGTTATAACCACAACTTAAATACACATGCGAATAATTACGAAAGCATTTGCTCCACTCATACGTATGATGATCGTGTTGATACAGTCCAAAAAGCGAAACAAGCGGGTATTTCACCATGCTCAGGAGCGATTTTTGGAATGGGAGAGACAATAGAAGAGCGTGCTGAAATTGCATTCGAATTACAACGTATAGATGCAGATTCAATTCCATGTAATTTCCTTGTTGCTGTAAAAGGTACGCCGCTTGAAGGTCAAAAGGAGTTAACACCAGTAGAATGTTTAAAAGTGCTGGCGATGATGCGCTTTGTAAACCCAACGAAAGAAATTCGTATTTCAGGAGGGCGTGAAATTAATTTGCGTTCTGTACAGCCAATCGGTTTATTTGCAGCAAACTCTATTTTTGTTGGAGACTACTTAACGACAGCTGGACAAGAACCGACTGCAGACTGGGGTATGATCGAAGATTTAGGGTTTGAGATTGAGGAATGTGCATTATAA